Genomic DNA from Gallaecimonas pentaromativorans:
ACTTTGGTTACTCAGAAGATGGATGTCCTTTATTTTTTCGCGAAAACTGGACTTTTAGTTACTCAGAAGATGGATGTCCTTTATTTTTGCACCCGCTGACAATCTCGCTCGCCTCTAATTTGCGTTTTTAACGACAAAACGCGGTATCAGCGCAAAGAAAACACCCTCAAGGTTGATTAATACCGCACTGTCGATGCATCGCGAAAACTGGACTTTTAGTTACTCAGAAGATGGATGTCCTTTATTTTTTTTAGCCAACAACCTAAATTCAAGGTTTATAATCACTTTTTTTGAAATCAAGTTTTTTTATTATTTCCATCATTATTTCATGGGTATTTACAGGGTACGGATCTACACCGACTTTGGAAAAATCTCTGGCAGCAAACAGTCTACCAGCTATTTCAATCTTTATTTTGTGCTGCTCATCTTCTGGTAATGAAGCAATGTAAGGCGCTATTGCCTTTAGATCTAATGAAGTTTGCTGATGCGCATATTGCTGCTCTCTATGTTTTGCAGATTCTCTTGCAAGGTAAGCAGCTGGAATTGATAAAATAAAAGCTAACACTATTCTAAATGTCGATTTTTGCCAGCTAAAATCAGAACTTGTTGTTTCCCAAAACGAATAAGCAACCACAGACACAATTAAAGCCATACACCCTAACGAAGCATATCTTAACCAGTTGGCCATAGATTTTTCATCACTGGCACTTTTCTCGAAATCACCTGCTATTGCCCTACCTGACACATGACCTAATATATCATCAATTTGTGCTCTCTTGATTTCAAGCTCTGCTAAAGAGCTTTGATACAATTCAGACACCTTGCTTAATTCACTCTTTACGTCAGCTTCAAGGTTTTTCGAAAGATTGTTTATATTTTCGATTCTTACTTCGTTCTCGTTTAAAGATTTTTTAACTCTCTGATCATGCCTCTCATACTCATCTGCTAATACTTTTAAATTCCTTTTAATTGATTGAAAATTATGTAGATCAACTGAGCTTTTATCATCATCACTTTTTTCGATTGGTTTATATTCCAGCGGGCTGTCTTCTACCATACTTCGAAATTTATTCGAGGATTCAAGAAGCTCTTTACCAAGGTTTTTAATTTCATCTCCCGCTTCTTTAATTTTTGGAATAGCTTGGCCTATAGATTGACCATAGACAGCTACCATTTTTGCCGTCTGCGCAATCTTCTCTATATCATCAGACTCTGTAGCCTTAGCGTAATCCGCCAAACTTCGGTCGAAGCTTCCTATACCATCTCGAATAGACTTTGATACAGGGCTATCAGCTAATAAATCCTTAAGTTTCCGCACTAAACCATTAATTTGTATAGATGCCTCATCCCACGCTAAAAGTAAATTTTCCATTGTTTCCTCAGATTCGGAAGTTGAAGATTGGCTAACGCCGCCAACACGCGCAGCTTTGTAGTGAAGGCGTAGCCATAACGGAAAAGCTGTCGCCGTGATTGGCCTTGTTAAGTTTCATTGTAGCTTGAAAGGTTTCCAGTCAGATTCTGGTATATCTGCACCACCGATGGGTGGGGTCAAATCCTTTGTGGCCAGCTTAAGTTTGGCCTCAGTTGTGAAGATATGGAAATTTAGCCGAAGCATTCTACTTTCTTTCGCGAGCTTGTGCAGGTAAAGGTCTGGTACCGGAAACGTTAATAGTTTTACCTCACCAGGCTTCAGGACAGCAGGAACCTGTTCTGATTCAAGAACAGGGAATAAGTCGCTTTCTATTTCGGGGGAACTCAGAATTTCGATTTCTCTAAGGACAAGCTCTCTGTTCCCCGTATTTGAAATTGCGATTTCACAGACTTGAGAATTCTCAAAATTTATAGTTCTGGGATTCCACGCTGCGAGGGTGCCAACAAGCGAAATCCGCCTATGGAAAAGGCTGAAATACAACGAAATAAGTGAGACAACCAGCGCACCTCCCGCAATGATAAGCGTGATTATATCTTTTGCCTCCATCGGGGCCTCCATTGATACTTAACGCTCCGTTAACGGGCGCGCGCGGTTTGCGCGTCCGGGCCAGCGCTGTTTGCTGGCGTATTCGTTAAACGGCTTGTTAGTAGTTCTCACTGACTTCCCTCTTGTTTCACTTTCCCGTTTATTCCCAAACTATAAATGCTCCAGAAAAACTCGAACATGGGAAAAAATACAAAACCAGTAAAGAAAATGACTGTCTCGTAACTTACGCCCAATAGTTGTGAAATATTACTAACGGTTAAAACCGTTATACAAAGGTAAACGATGATGGCAACTGACCATTTTTTAAAGTTTATCTTCTGCATCGCATTATTCCTTTGCTCAAGAAGTGCTACTAACGCCCGCGTAATGGGCTGGTTTGGAGCGCTAGCGGAAAACCAGTCCCAATTGACACGTTTGTTACACGTGCATTACTTCGTGACCCAGAAAATATCATCTTCGTATTCTCCCGCTGCGTTCTTCCATGAAATCTTGACCTGATACTTCAATGGGCTCCCCATGTGCATAGCAGCATATAATTTTACTCTTGAATTTGGCTTCATTTCTGGATGCGGAAACTTTTCAGAGAAATCTCCGGTAAGAGGACTATCATCACAATCTATAAGCTCAAAGTTAACACCATATGCCGTACCTTCACCTGTATTAGAAATATAGAAAAAGGATGATTTCCCAAGTTTTGACAGGGTTACGTTGAACTTAGGCTTGGTTCTACTTTCTCGATCTTCTTCTAATGTTTGAATCTGAAGCCTAGACAACTCAGCCGTAACTCGCTCAAGCTCCAATTGCTCTTTGGCGAGTTTTCTGGTCCTAACCAAAGATACAGTGGATATAATTACTGCCGTGACCGATACAAGCAAAGTAAGCGTTTCATAACCACTCATTTGAGTCGGCCTTTAAACGCTTTTTTAAGCATTTTTTCGATTTCTTTTTTTGCCTCTGGAATTACGACTTCACGGGCTTGTTCGATACCAACTTCTCTTAGGTCTGCCAACATAATCTCGAATCCGCATTCATGGCACTTTACAAAATCATCATCTTTTACATCTTGGGGTTGCTCAAATTCGGTATGCCCACATTCTGGACATTGTATTGATATATGATCAGTTTTAATCACGGTATGACCTCTCCATGTACGTGTAACAGTTTTATTAGCGAGCGCGCTCGCTCTCACTCATCTGACCAGTCGGTATTAAAAGCTTAACCAGCTGATCATCCTCTAGATTTTCGTGTGAAAGCCAAGAATGACTCCACAAAACCGAGCGGTCTCGTTTTTATACATGACAAGCGCTCGTTATCATCACATCGGATGAGAAATAACTTCATCCACTTCAATGTATTAGAACTGGTCAAACCGGGAAAAACGAGCGTTCTTTATCGTCATAAATGGCCTGGGTCTGCTGGCCCAACAGATACACTGTCCATCCATACAGCCATTCGGCCCGGCTGGTGAGGAGCATGGACGGTCCGAATAATCCCGGCGATAAAAGCGCACACCGTCAAAGCAGAAACAGCACAAAACCATTTATTATCAAATGGATATGTGAAAAACAAAGGAAACAGAAGACACGCTACCGCCCGTGGAATCAGGTTATCCAAAGTCCCTTTATCATCCTGAGTTGTTACCCATCCTTGGTCTTGCTGCGCGAAGACAAGCTTCTTGCGTTCGCCTGCTAAAAACGGTTCACAGGACCGTTTTTTAACGCGCTCACTCCACCTCGCACGTCCTGTGTTACTCGGGCTATCCTGCCCTCGCCCTTTGGGCCGTCGTCGTTGCACTCCAACGTTCAAATCTTTTCCCGAAAGATTTGTCGCGTAATGCGGCACGAAAGCTGTGCTTCCGCTTCGAGCATTACCCATCCCTGGTGGCTTGCTGCGTAAAAGTCGCGACAAACAGACGGCGACTGATGGTCAGCCTTTATTCAGCTTCCAGACTAAGCTGATGTTTCTGTTAGGTAAAGAGAAAGAAGGCGCCCTTGGGCGCCTTCTTGGTTAGTTCGCTTTGTGCTTGTCGAACCAGGAGAGCACGTAGACCACTTTTCGCATCAGGTTGGAGGGCCGGGCGGTGAGGCCGTGGCCGGCGCCGGGGATGCGCACCATGGCGGTGTCAACCTTTTGCAGCTTCAGGGCCTGGTAGAACTGCTCGGTCTCGGAGATGGGAGTGCGGTAGTCCGACTCGCCGGTAAGCAGCATGGTGGGGGTTTTAACATTGCCCACCTTTGAGAGCGGCGAGCGCTGCCAGTAGCCCATGGGATCTTCCCAGGGCTTTTTGGCAAACCAGTACTGGCTGAAATAGGGGCTGAAATCGGCGGTGAGGGTGAAGCTCAGCCAGTTGATCACTGGCTTGGCCACCACGGCGGCGCGAAAGCGGTCGGTGCTGCCCACTATCCAGGCGGTCAGTACCCCGCCGCCGGAGCCGCCGGTAACAAAGAGGTTGCGGGTATCGACATTGCCTTTGGCGATGGCGTCGTCCACCACCGACATCAAATCGTCATAGTCGTGGCTGGGGTAGTTATGGTGGATGCGGTTGGCAAAGGCCTCGCCGTAGCTGGTTGAGCCCCGGGGGTTGGCGTACACCACGATGTAACCGGCGTTGGCGTAGAGCTGCATTTCGGCGGCAAAGCGGGCGCCATAATCGGCAAAGGGGCCGCCGTGGATCTCAAGGAGCAGCGGGTATTGCTTGGCCGGGTCAAAGTCTGGCGGCAATACCCGCCAGGTTTGGATGGGCAACTCGTCGACCTTGGATCTCACCCAGTATTCCTGCACCTTGCCCAATTGCTTAAAGGCGAACAGGTCGTCGTTGAGGTGGGTGAGCTGGCGCACCTTGCCGCCTTTGGTGAGTACCGCTACGTCGGCCGGGCGGCTGGTACTGGTGCGGGTGTAAGCCAGGGTGTTACCCGCCACCGAGAAGCTGCCGCTGTCGTAAGGGCGGCCAAGCTCGGTGCCGCCCATGTCGTCAGTGAGGGTGGTGACCTTGCCAGCGAGGCTCACATAAGCGAGCTTGGTGTGGCCTTTGTCGTCAAAGCTGACAAAAAGGCCATCGCCGCTTTTGTCCCAAAAAGCGTCTTTGATGGCGCGGTCAAGGCCGGTTGCCAGCACTTTTTTGCCGCTGCCGTCCTTGTTCATCAGGTACAGGGCGCTGTTTTGGTAGCCGAGCTTTTTGTCGTCAAAGCCGGTGTAGGCAATGCGTTTGCCGTTGGGGGAGACTCGGGGGTTGTTGTCGGGGCCGTTACGGTCGGTAAGCGCGGTAATGTCGCCATTAAGGCCAACCCGGTACAGCTCGGTGTTAATGGGCTGGAACTGCCAGTCTTGGTGGCGGTTGGCGCTCAGCACCAGCGAGCGGCTGTCGGCGTCCCAGCTGTAGCTGCCGCCGTGATTGAAGGGATCTTTGGTGAGCTGGCGCACCGCGCCGCCGTCTGCGCCCATTACAAACAGCTGGGTGATGCTGTCGTCCAGATACCCTGCCCCGTCGGCGCGGTAGTAGACCTTGTCAATCACCTTGGCCGGCTCTGCCCAGTGGGCGCCCTTGGGCATGGCCGGCATCTTGGCAAAAGGCGCCGGGGTGTTGGGCACCGCCATGGTAAAGGCTATCCATTTGCCGTCTGGCGAGAAGCTGATGTTGCCGGGGCTTTGAGTGAGGTTGGTGAGCCGCGCGGTTTGGCCGCTGTCCATCCAGCGCAGATAAAGCTGGTTGGAGCCGTCGTCATTGGCGATATAGAGCAGCTTTTTGCCGTCGGGGGACCACACCGGCGAGCGGGCGTTGTGCGGCCCGGAGGTCAGAGGCCGGTCGCTTTTACCGTCGGTGGCGGCCAGCCAAAGGTTACCCAGGCTCCGATCAGATTTGATATCCATAACGGTGCGCACATAGGCCACCGCCTTGCCGTCCGGCGAAAGTTCGGGATCGGTGGCGTATTGCAGGCTGAAAACATCAATGGGTTCAAAAGGCTCGGCAGCAAGTGCCGGCAAGGCGGCCAGCATGGCCAGGGCGAAGGCGCAGGGTTTCATCGGGTTTCCCAATTTTTTTACATTGGCCTTACCCTAATGCAAAGTGCGCTCGCTGGCTGCGCCCGCCGGTCAAGCCGTTGCCTGGGCGCGGCAAAAGCAGCGTAAGGGGCTGTCGCTACCCGGTGGCGTGACCGGGGCAACCTCTGAAAACCCGATTTTTTCCAACAACTTGGCCGAGGCTACATTGTGCTGGCTGGTAATGGCTTTCACTGTGGCAATGCCCTTTTGCCTGGCCAGGGCCAGCACTGCCAGAGCTGCCTCTTCGCCATAGCCCTTGCCCCAATAAGGGCTGGAAAGGGCATAGCCGAGGTCAGGGCAGTCGAGGTAATCGCGCTGGATAAGGCCGCAAAGGCCGATGGGGGTGGCGTCTTGCAGGCACACCAGATAGAGCCCGAAACCGTGGGCGCGGTAAGAGGCAAGGGGCACCTGCTCGATGTAGTTAAGGGCGCCCTTAATATCGCGTACGCCTCGGTCGCCGATGTTTTCAAGCCAGCCAGGCTCGTTTAACAGCCCCAGCAAAAACGCGGCGTCGGTAGGCGCGACCTCTCGCAAGTAAAGGCGGGCGGTGCTTATCAGCGGCATGCGCGCTTATCCTCCAGCCAGTGGCCGGCGGCCTTGGCCTCGGCTTCGTGGCTGGGCTCGCGCCAGGTTTCCGCAAGGGCCGCCTGGTACCACTGCTCCATGGCGGGTAGCGCCAGCATGCGTGCGGCGTAGTCGGCCAGGGGGCCGCTAAGGGCAATGCCGTAGGTTTGGAAGCGAAACACCACAGGTGCAAAGAAGGCATCGACGGCGCTAAAGGCGCTGCCGCCAAGATAGGGGCCGCCAAAACTATCGAGCCCCTGTTGCCAGAGGGCCTTGATACGCGCGATGTCCGCTTCAAGGGCCGCTGGCATGGCAAAGAGTTTTACCCGTATTCCGCAGTTCATGCCGCAAAGGTTGCGAAGGGCCGAGAACCCCGAGTGCATCTCGCTACAAGCGCTGCGGGCAAAGGCGCGGGCCCGGGCATCGGCCGGCCACACACCGCTGTGGCGCTCGGCCAGATATTCGGTGATGGCCAGGCTGTCCCACACCGTGATGTCGCCGTCCACCAGGCACGGCACTTTGCCGGTGGGCGAGAAATGGCGAAAGGCCTCGAAGCTTGAGCCGTCTTCAAAAGGCACCAGCCGTTCCT
This window encodes:
- a CDS encoding ECs_2282 family putative zinc-binding protein, with translation MIKTDHISIQCPECGHTEFEQPQDVKDDDFVKCHECGFEIMLADLREVGIEQAREVVIPEAKKEIEKMLKKAFKGRLK
- a CDS encoding alpha/beta hydrolase family protein; translated protein: MKPCAFALAMLAALPALAAEPFEPIDVFSLQYATDPELSPDGKAVAYVRTVMDIKSDRSLGNLWLAATDGKSDRPLTSGPHNARSPVWSPDGKKLLYIANDDGSNQLYLRWMDSGQTARLTNLTQSPGNISFSPDGKWIAFTMAVPNTPAPFAKMPAMPKGAHWAEPAKVIDKVYYRADGAGYLDDSITQLFVMGADGGAVRQLTKDPFNHGGSYSWDADSRSLVLSANRHQDWQFQPINTELYRVGLNGDITALTDRNGPDNNPRVSPNGKRIAYTGFDDKKLGYQNSALYLMNKDGSGKKVLATGLDRAIKDAFWDKSGDGLFVSFDDKGHTKLAYVSLAGKVTTLTDDMGGTELGRPYDSGSFSVAGNTLAYTRTSTSRPADVAVLTKGGKVRQLTHLNDDLFAFKQLGKVQEYWVRSKVDELPIQTWRVLPPDFDPAKQYPLLLEIHGGPFADYGARFAAEMQLYANAGYIVVYANPRGSTSYGEAFANRIHHNYPSHDYDDLMSVVDDAIAKGNVDTRNLFVTGGSGGGVLTAWIVGSTDRFRAAVVAKPVINWLSFTLTADFSPYFSQYWFAKKPWEDPMGYWQRSPLSKVGNVKTPTMLLTGESDYRTPISETEQFYQALKLQKVDTAMVRIPGAGHGLTARPSNLMRKVVYVLSWFDKHKAN
- a CDS encoding GNAT family N-acetyltransferase — encoded protein: MPLISTARLYLREVAPTDAAFLLGLLNEPGWLENIGDRGVRDIKGALNYIEQVPLASYRAHGFGLYLVCLQDATPIGLCGLIQRDYLDCPDLGYALSSPYWGKGYGEEAALAVLALARQKGIATVKAITSQHNVASAKLLEKIGFSEVAPVTPPGSDSPLRCFCRAQATA
- a CDS encoding glutathione S-transferase family protein produces the protein MYQLYIANKNYSSWSLRPWLLAKALDIGFEERLVPFEDGSSFEAFRHFSPTGKVPCLVDGDITVWDSLAITEYLAERHSGVWPADARARAFARSACSEMHSGFSALRNLCGMNCGIRVKLFAMPAALEADIARIKALWQQGLDSFGGPYLGGSAFSAVDAFFAPVVFRFQTYGIALSGPLADYAARMLALPAMEQWYQAALAETWREPSHEAEAKAAGHWLEDKRACR